The Megalobrama amblycephala isolate DHTTF-2021 linkage group LG10, ASM1881202v1, whole genome shotgun sequence DNA segment aaattaataatattaataatacagtagttcatttgaaaaaaaaaaaaaaaaaaaaaagtgtaggtttagagctgcacaattctggataaaGTGAGAATCACAATTTTGTGTGTTTCAAATAGAGATTAGATAGAgacaactaaataaaataacacaatttactggaggttctgacaaaatattaattgctgcagtctattaaaaaaggtttttaattaattagaatgattttattaaaaatttggTTTGATTGAAtgactcataaatacttcacttgtttaattactggatgaatcagaaTGTTCAatttgtttttgaacaaatctcttgaatcaacaattcaatgacaaatacattttttaacagtcacttgtcaccaCTCACTGGCGTAACCGATACAATCGTTATTTGATGTGCCAAGGTACTTTCAAAAGGGGATCTGCTCTAGTTTGATTGCTCTAGTAGACATCAGTGTtatatatctgaactataaattTTTATCCCAGTGCTTCTGTGATCAttttggattattttaagacagaaataatgatgtCAAAGTACAATATATCAAAACAATCTCTGTTATGgtttgatttatatatttttttttaaatcacgaACAAAGTGTTGTCAAAGTCATTCTCTCATAAGATCGAAACAAGAATCCCTCAGAGAACCATCTTAGGTCCTAttctttttagtatttatattaatgtccTTCCTGAAATATGTCTTGATGTGAGTATTCAAATGATGACAGTTATTTATGCATCTGGTAAAAATTGTGTggaggttgcaaaaaaaaaaaaaaagataacaaGAAACCTGGCTTGATGCCTCTTGTTTAatcttaaacattaaaaagacaaAGCCTATATGTTTTTCAATCAAAAATTATTAGAATTATTAGATTATTAGAATTAAAGATGAGGTTATTGAACAAGCATCAGAGGAAAAATATCTTGGCATGATTTTAGATTCTCAGTTAAATTTTAAACGTCATGTGAAAAAGATACGTAAAATGATTAAAGCAAATCTTACTAGCTTCAAATTAATAAGACATATGATCATGCCCTTCTGTTTTTAAACGTGATGATATTGTCACATGTCCTATGGATTAACTATTTGGTCTCAGACTGTAATTAATCAGATTGAATGCCTCTACAACAGAGCCTTGAAAATTTTAGATGGAAAGCAAATAAGATACCATCATTGTCAGATCTTAAATAAATATAGGATTTTAAGCTTTGCTCACTTTGTCTTTCTTCACTACGTaaagtttgtgtttaaataGTCTTGCCCCTCAGCGCTTATTTAATTTCTCTGAGAGATTGCAAGGGGTGCAGCAGATCCACCAGAGCGGCTTCTAGTGGGAATTATAAAATTCTcagtaaaatgtgtaaaattttgGAATTCATTACCTGATTGTTTAAAATCTGCTgcaagtttttttaaaaaatgttactaAGTCTTGGTTAATTCAGCAACAAACTTATACTcatgtttaaattttttttctttttctttttattattatttaaattattagatTGTTATTGTTGCTGTAATTGCAATTTCTAAAAGCCCTTATAGAGACAAGTGTTGCAAATTAGCTACAAGCACTATAATACATGCATTGGATGGCTGTTGTCCCAGTTTTATCTATGTTTATTTTATCTGTCcctatacaaataaaacattaaataaataaatatataaataagctGTGAAGCTGTTTTATACAGTAcctatacatgacaactgcAGCGCcaacacagatttgaatgttctggtatgattttgtcaaaggtttaatagacatagccGAATTGTAGttatttaggaataagatcgtgtgggtgtttgaatcgattaatcgtgcagctctaagtAGATTGTGTCCAAACTTTGAACCAGTAGTGTACACAGCATAAAGTCAAGCTCAAAATTAGAGCACACACCTCTCTATGCACATGAGTAATGGCAGTGGCAAGCTCAAGTCCATCCAGCAGATTGTTGCCATCATAGTCGTGCATCTTGAAATAGTGAAGCTGCAGCTCTTGAGGTGTCATGTCCGACTCTGGCTTTTCAATCACCCCATCTAAATGCTCCATGATGTGGCTACAACAACAGAACAGAAGAAAGGTTAGATTACAGACAGAATCATTTTAGACAGGGGTGGTAAGATGATAAGCATTAGTCGATAACGGTGACATATATGCGCAtcaaaaaaatcagtatctcaaattattagaatatttaatttcaagttctattaaattaccattctcagggtataaatactgggtttaggtcaataatcccaacagcagtcatggggaagtctgctgacagttgtccagaagacaATCATCAAGACCCTAtacaatgagggtaagccacagagggtcattgctgaaagagctgaCTGTTtgcagagtgctgtgccaaagcaaattcatggaaagttgactggaaggaaaaagtgtggtaggtaaaggtgtacaagtgaaaggaatgaccgcaggcttgagaagattgtcaggcAAAGCCGAtttcccagagtctggaggaagagtggagaggcacagaaaccatgttgcttgaagtccagtgtgaagtttccacagtcagtgatgatttgggctgccatgtcatctgctggtgttggtccactgtgttttctgaagtccacagtcaacgcagccatctaccaggaaatTGTAGAGCACTTCAggcttccttctgctgacaagctttatggagatgccgatttcattttccagcaggatttggcacctTCCCACACTGCCAAAAGCaccaaaagctggttcaatgaccatggtgttactgtgcttgattggccagcaaactcgcctgacctgaaccccatagagaatcttttgggtattgtcaagaggaagatgagagacaccagacccaacaatgcagatgacctgaaggcctgaaagcaacctgggcttccaTTACAACTGAGcggtgccacaggctgattgctgCCTCGCCGCATTGATGtagtaattcatgcaaaaggaggcccaaccaagtattaagtgcatagaaatgaacatacttttcagaagcctgacatttctgtttaaaatatcctttttttattgatattatgaagtattctaattttttgagatagtgaattggtgggttgttaaattaaaatgaaaagaaccaaaagacttaaagtacttcagtctgtgtgcattgaatttatttaatacataaattccacaatttgagttgaattactgaaataaatgaacttttccttgacattctaatttattgagatgcacctgtatgtgtgtgtgtatatttatttatatacatatacatatatatacatatatatacacacacacatatatatatatatatatatatatatatatatatatatatatatatatatatatatatatatatatatatatatatatatatataaaatgcatacCAGTAGCTACAAAACATGCAACTAGGATTTACAAAACAATGTATTAGTTACTATTAAATTAGTAAAGagaaacaattttaaaatgagTTCTGTGGATGGATTAAGTATGACCTTTGTTTTCCTGACATATTAGAGATCAGGACAGACTGCTCCAGTGCAGAGGTCATTTGGCAGAGAGTGCACTTTTGAAAAGAATCCAATCAAAATCAACAAAtgctacaaaaatatatttcatcgGATCAGTTTCACTGAATTTGAATACATGTATAGGCTCTAAAAGCAGTTTTAAAGTAGGCGGGGGGGGGGACCTACTCACTCTTTATCCTGAACCATGTTCCTGTCCAGCCGTGTGATTGGAGGGGGCATTTGATTTGGAGCAGCTGGTTCTCCATGCTGTCCTCCATGGGCCCATATAGACAGCATACAGCTGGAGCAGAGCAGGAACCAGCTCCATAATCTGAGCTGCCCAGACCTTTCTTTCAATCTCATTACACTGAAATCACGAGGTAATAAGAGTTAATGCGAGAATAAGAATGACAGCTCCATTCATTACTACAGCTGGAGCAGCCTACTGACCATTATTTGACCAATGAGAGCAACACACATTTTAAGAATCGTAATTATTAGATTACACAGACGATTTATAATGAAAAAATCAGTATCTATAAATCTGAGAAATGGGCTCGTGTGACTGACATATGgatgaacttgaaaaatgagGAATCTAAACAAATGGTAGAGGAAAGTAATGACATAATTACTAGCAGAAAACGGAATATAATCTATGCTGAAAGgtggaaaattaaaaaaaaagatagattTGAATATTGAAACATTACAGGAAGAGCCGTCCAGACACACAAACAGCAGTTGTAGACGTTGCACAGTCACCTGAACGCTTTTCTGCCTCTCTCTTAATACACCTTACAGCAATACAACAACATACACATGCACATTTACTCACCTGCTATGAATCACAGTTGACGGGTAAATATTCGTCCTATTTATTCAGGCACAAAAGAGTAACTGAACTCCTACTGATGTTTACTCAGCACCGCTCTTTTTGACTGCTTTTGCTTGCCGTAGTTGCCTTTCACCTCATGGACACGACAGCTAAACTCTGATTGGACACgatagtttttaaaatgcattattatttgTGGATAGGGTCAAAAATACAATACGTTATATAGTAGGATGGAATAAAAACgcaatgtataaaaatatactCCAAATTTTACATTAGTACTACAAACGTTAAAATGCGACGTGCtcttatatttatgtataacaTATTTAGCCAAAAGCTAAATCAGATTAgtcataaaaatcattttttaaatttttaaatcttttttttttttttttacaacctACAAAGCAGAATTTCAAAGATATATAAAGAAAAGATCACGCTGATTgaggtttttatttaattttataatttgacAAGTCtttattacataatatttaacCCAATGATTGCATTctcacatttaaatatataccaggaataataaattagaaattatgcagaattattttttcttttttcacagGACACGACAGCTGCACGCTGATTGGATTTGAGTAAAGCGTCACAGTAAGGGCGCGTCTAGGGCACTGGACAGTAAATAATCCACACTGTCTGCAGCAAAGCTGAGGAATGAATGAGAGCACCTATACCTGTCagtgataatgatgatgattttgTGCCTAGTTAATCAACCACCACAGTCAACTGCATGGCAAACCTCTACAAAGAAAATGAGAGGGCCAAATCTATTTTCCGACAGCTGGAGGTTCGGTTTATTGCATTCTTGGTGGCGTAGAAATGTGACTTTTAGAATAGCCAGTAGTCATGCGTGATATTTCCTAGCAACCATAGTACTTTGAATGTTGTATGTTGATTTTGATGGATATATTATTGGCAGtctataaattattattttattattagtttttattgttattttgataGCTGTAAATTAGTCTATTTTATAAACTAACCTAGCCTACTTAAAATTGCtgactttaaatgtttttttaataccaCACATTAATTGTATCTACCACCCACAAGATATCACTTAATCaattcacaatacatatcaAACATATCACAGCTGTCACATCAGGctctataaaaacaaaacaaacgagaaaaaagtcaaagaGTAGTAGCCATTCAGAAGCGCTCTTCGTCTGTCAATCATTTTGCACGCTCGAGTGTGCTTACGTCGGTCATTTCTGATATGTTTTCCCCGAAGAGAAATACTTTAAACTTAAAAGTTGTAGATATATCTGTTAAAGGTGAATTTTGTTCAGGAGAACACCAGCATATTTAACCTCCAAACTAGCATATTGTGGATGTACATGTATCGATCAATCAAAGCTGTCAAGCAGTTTAAGTCGCCCGCTAGATGGCGCCACCATGTCTCGTAGGGGTCAGGAGGACAGGTGTCTCATTTTATTGACATTTGCATTCTGTGGCAGGTGCTTTGCATCAAATTAGTGAGTATTTTCATCTAAACAGAAACATGACTTGGGCTGCACCCGAAATCGCATGCTTTCCTACTAGGCTATATAGTGGActaaaaacagtatgtgacaaaagaagtatgtccgaattcactgtATAAGACCAGgcaaaaagtacctggatgacctactatTTCCAGTGAGAtactgaagtgtgcatatgatggacactttattatcccatgaggccatcgGAGAGGATTTGTCAATTGCAGTGAATTGGCGCAACTGACACTGGGAGGTCACGTGATAATGACAGCATGGCAAATGTATTACGTCTGGATTACAGTCATACTACACACGCTCATACTATATTGAACATACATTTTTAGTGGTCATGAAGTAATTACATATCTGACATAAGTACCTACTCGAGCGTATATGTGTTTTCGTAAGCAGCCGTTGATTCATTCCAGACTATATGATGGAAGCAGCTTCCTCTCTTGATCTGATAGGCCTAATTCAATTACAACAAGCCCTGCAAATAGTTAACAAGATTTAATCGGTTAAATAGATTTAGTCATGTAGCAGTGAAGGGATTTCAGGGAAATGGGACATAGTTGTCAAGGACAAGGCTTTGCTTCAGAAAGAAGACCGGTTAAACTACATTTATGGTCTTAACAGAGTCTTAACACATTGGCCCACATGATGTTTCAGCCCAGTAAATGGTGCTTGCTGTCTTTATATGCACAAAGGCTATTAttacactgtcagaaaatgtTACTTTAATGtgtcttctttctttttaagtCTGTATGACATTTTATCGTCATAACTGTGATTTAGAATATTGTGGTACAAGATGGTTCTTATCATTTAATCAGCTGCCAGTTGGTCATaccagcttaaagggttagtttaccccaaaatgaaaattctttaaTCATTATTTCATCATCTCACCCTCAAATTGTTGTTGTGACTGTAAGATATTTTAAGAATGTctcagttatttttattatttatttttttggttcaTACAGTGGACCCTTTTCACCAGCAGTGATAACACATTTCCAGTTATCAACATTAACTATCTATAACATAGATGCAAATCTAGTAAACATACATGCAAATCTAGTAaagtttttcatattttcattaaaaaaatataatggcCTATATACGTACAGTGCTATAGGCCTATTTACTGTTTGTAAACATTCGGGATGCGCGCGCATCGTGGTTGCAGAAAACCCGGGAGTGATAACCAGTACGACTAGAGAGTTACGACGAAGCGGTTCAAAGTAGTTAAGATTTAGAAACATTATagaatattttgatttgttctttttttttaaaatgttgtcggCATATCACAGCAGCTTCACCCAGCGATAAGCACTgttatttcaaaaaaattaacattaccgaGTGGGATACAGCTTACGGATCCGTTTGCCATAGCACCTTGTCAGTGGTTAAATGATGAAACGAAATGGCCAAGCATCCAGTGGCCAGAGATATATATTTACCTGATTGACACCTCAAGTGTATAGCCTATACTCAGGAGAAGCTAAAAGCGTATAAGTCTCTTGAGGCGTacaactttgttttgtttttgtttgtcatgaattaaaagaataaaaagttaatttcgagtttatatctcacaattctgacttttatttctcgcaaatctgagtttatatctcacatttcttacaaagaaaaacaattgtgagatataggctactcgttattctgtcttttctgaattgcaatttatcccgcaattctgacttttttcccctcagaattgtgaaataaactcacaattgcgaggaataaagtccgaactgggagtaataaacacgcaaatgcaagaaaaaagtcagaattgtgaaattaaaattgtatagactgtttaaaagttatctatgtgaaatgttataggtttaaatgttatttcaatgctgtaactgctatgtatgtatgtcctctgaactgcatatgtgaatattatgtagacttactgtttacatcaaattcctgctttaatagtagactaatccttgcaggtgtcatcagtccagtctgtgaaacgtctccgtttagcttcaaaggacgttttcaacgatggttttctttcaaaattaagactatattttttgatttccgattccaacatccagaggcacaacaaaacatttttctcttattctcttattttcctccaattgctaccgctatttttctgcaaccactatgcgcgcgcagctgcaagtgacgtcattgtgacgtctgctccaaagtggtctatactttgtgttatattaccttgacatttaattacagaaaaaaatagttaatGCTGCTTCTTGAGTGTAGGAGTTATGGCAAATTTTAAATCTGCTTTAATCAATCTCTTGATATTTTTGCCCTAGACTAGCCTAAAGCAGCTAAGACCAGTAAACAAGCGTAGGCTGgtttaagatgtttttaaagGCATTGTATTTTCTTTGTAAGAGCTATGAGCTATCCATTGGCTAGAGGTCACCATCCACATTTTGATTCAGCAAATCAGTTCGGGTGAATACAGACAATGattaaagggatactccacccAAAAagtctctcatcatttactccctcATGCCGTCCCAAATGTAGGTCTATAGGCataaaagtttaaaacattAGTATTTctctctcaattcaattcaattcaattcaaaatttctttattggcatgactgtaaatcatacaatattgccaaagcatacataaatcaaatattataacataacttaaacttaaattaacagTGTAACACATTAGAACATGTCAGCAGAACAACAGAACATTTGATACCACAGtgtttaaacatatatatatatatatacacacatactgaGGGTCACTGTGGTGGATGGTAGGGAAACACACTgaggtcaaacacacacattcacctgCTGTCTCTCAGGCTGTGGCACATCCACATGTATCTTGCAGCCAGTGCTGCTGTTTGTCCCTTTCCTAatattatctttatttgttCTACTTCACTCATGGCTGTAAAGTTCTTTATTAAGTTACTGAATttggtttctctctctctctctctctctctctctcacacatacacacacacatacgcacacacacacacaggtttgttttgctatcaaagtgaggacattccataggcgtcatggtttttatactgtacaaaatgtACATTCTATCACCCTACACTATCCCTACCACCTaaaccatcacagaaaacattctgcatttttacatttttaataaaacactgtttagtacgtttttaaagctattttaggtatgaggactcatgaaatgtcctcatatttcacgtttacgtcgtaataccagtgtaatacccatgtcattatacaaatttgtgtcctcataaatcacagaaacgcatacacacacacacacctatcaTTTCACTTTagaagacattgattcatcAACTGGGGTCGTGGATTAGGCCTACTATTGTGTTCGCTTTGTGtggtttttgaagtgtcaacaTTGGATGTCCCGCACACTTgtccagtggttctcaactggtttaaCCATAAGACcgaaatgtaataaatgtaaccaTGGTCATTACATTTTTAGGAACTGAAACCAAGCTTATTTATTTCTCAAATACACAAGTACCATCCTACTTTAATTGTAAGAATATCACTAATGAACCAGTTACATCATTTATTGGTactttttggtaatttcatgacttactaATTGCAACGTAACTATGACATGAAGAGTGCGCACTATGTGCACAAGGGGTTTTTTATACACTGAGCATTTTTCCGTTCCACTACGCtacttttccattattttttccATGTAAACATGAGCTAGAGGGCCGTGTTTGACCGTTGCGCTCGCATTTTGCATCTTTTGCAGCATCTCACGCATGACAGGACAGGGGAGTTGTTTTTCTGAAGTGAGAGAGACTTTTAATTTCATAACAAGTTACGAAAATAACGTTAGAATAGCTTGCCAACATCTTATGGCCTGACCGCAGATACTGAATCAGGACAACGCATTTTTATTGTGCCTCTGACAGAAGAGTCAACAGCGTTCACacctttttcaaaataaaagtcttgcaTAAGAAAAAACATAGAATTTTagaatgagtttttgttgttgttgttgtagttgTTTCTTTGGCTACACACTCCACAAACTACTCAAAACGGTCTTGCTACACACTTTTGCGTCGCGACCCACCAGGTGAGAAACACTGCATTAGCCTATATGGACTCACAGAGAAGGGTTATTTTTCCAAAAATCTCCGTATACGTtcatatgaagaaaaaaaaaactacatctggaatggcatgagggtgcgTAAAtgttcaattttcatttttgtgaggAGTTTGCCCAGTGGTGTAAAGTATtcgagtaaatgtaattagttactgtacttaagtagtttttggctactttgtagttgtactgagtatcaaatatattagcaacttttactctctacttgattacatttttgaacaagtaaatgtactttttactccagtacatttgtgatgaataatgcaattacaaattacattttacatggcacctaactttttctgcagcagtttgtttctgctaTAAAGAAGCAATATCACCATCTATCTACTATATCTTGTGTGTTTTGCCTTTACTTacccaaacttgtcaacaaggctactttacatgaatgcgagtgcattagcaggtagtttctgaattgcaggtgtttgatttaaaagggttagttcatccaaaaacccttcgttcatcttcagaacacaaattaagatatttttgataaaatctgatggctcagtgaggcctgcattgccagcaaaatcatttcctttttcaatgcccagaaagctactaaagacatctttaaaacagttcatgtgactacagtggttcaaccttaatattataaagcgatgagaatactttttgtgtgccaaaaaaacaaaatagtgactttattcaacaatatctagtgatgggcaatttcaaaacactgcttcatgaagcttcgaagctttacgaatattttgtttcaaatcagtggttcaaactGCCAAAGGCACGTGAACTATTTAAATTTCGAAATACACTTTTGACATAACGAatcctcgtttactgaaatcacatgattttgctgctccgaaccactgatttgaaacaaaatatttttttaaagcttcaaagcttcatgaagcagtgttttgaaattgcccatcactagatattgttgaatacagtcattattttgtattttttggcacacaaaaagtattcttgtcgctttataatattaaggttgaacctctACTCACAGTGGaaatgaaaaaggaaatgatcgtgctggcaatgcaggcctcactgagccattggattttatcaaaaatatcttaatttgtgatctgaagatgaacgaaggtcttaagggtgtggaacgacgtgagggtgagtaattaatgactgaattttcatttttgggtgaactaccctttAAGAATGTGCGCATGCTGTGAATTAATTAAACTTAGTTAGCCTACCTATATAGCTTTCTCAGTAGCCTTCATTATATTCACTTGTCTAagaaaatgattcataaaacaTAAATAGGATATCACCTGTCTGACAGTTCTGAACGACCCCATGTTTACTGTTTTTTCACTGACAGACGAAAATGAAATATGTTCTTTGATAATTACAGTGGAAATAGGCAGTTGAAATTTACCAACGACACAAACATCTAGCTTATCGCCATCGTgttattgtaaatatatttgtacatAGCCTACAACAGTTAGTTCTGGTCCTCATATCTGTTTGAACGAGAGGCGTTCTGCTGATATTTCACCAGTATCAATAACAATAAACATAAAGCCTCCTCTACTCTGTAGACTATATCTAATTTGCACTGTAGATCATGCAACATTTAACCTGATAATCAGGTTTAAGAATATTATCTGTTTGACAAACAATGTTCCTGTCCactgacatggttttaaagctatttttataattttttatctaattaaaatgc contains these protein-coding regions:
- the mcfd2 gene encoding multiple coagulation factor deficiency protein 2 isoform X1, with the protein product MRLKERSGQLRLWSWFLLCSSCMLSIWAHGGQHGEPAAPNQMPPPITRLDRNMVQDKDHIMEHLDGVIEKPESDMTPQELQLHYFKMHDYDGNNLLDGLELATAITHVHREERGDDSQPMKEEDLINLIDDVLRDDDKNNDGYIDYAEFARSLE
- the mcfd2 gene encoding multiple coagulation factor deficiency protein 2 isoform X2; the protein is MEHLDGVIEKPESDMTPQELQLHYFKMHDYDGNNLLDGLELATAITHVHREERGDDSQPMKEEDLINLIDDVLRDDDKNNDGYIDYAEFARSLE